One window of Mangrovibacterium diazotrophicum genomic DNA carries:
- a CDS encoding mannose-1-phosphate guanylyltransferase, translating into MKNTYCVIMAGGVGSRFWPLSKSSMPKQFLDILGTGRTFIQMTFDRFKRICPVENFIVVTNFDYKDLVIQQLPEISEKQILLEPLRRNTAPCIAYASNRVKSMNPNATIVVAPSDHLILNEEEFVFQLKTGISFAAEHNALLTLGIPPNRPETGFGYIQIANKIENEESVHLYEVKTFTEKPNLDMAKIFVDSGEFYWNSGIFIWSVNSISKAFEKHLPDMYERFFTKGEKMYGTPDEIYFINKAYSECQNTSIDYAVMENADNVFVLCADFGWSDVGTWGALYAQQPKDEKNNVISGDSVFTYASENSIIHVPDGKIAVLQGLDGYIVVESDDILLVCKKDDEQQIRLIVNDIRLEKGNKFV; encoded by the coding sequence ATGAAAAATACGTATTGTGTGATTATGGCAGGTGGAGTTGGTAGCCGTTTCTGGCCTTTAAGTAAAAGTTCTATGCCAAAACAGTTTCTGGACATCCTCGGTACGGGTCGCACATTTATTCAGATGACTTTCGACCGCTTCAAGCGTATTTGCCCGGTCGAAAATTTCATTGTTGTCACTAATTTCGATTATAAAGACCTCGTTATTCAACAATTACCTGAAATTTCGGAAAAGCAGATTTTGCTCGAGCCCCTGCGTCGTAATACGGCACCCTGTATTGCCTACGCCAGTAACCGGGTGAAGTCGATGAATCCGAATGCAACAATTGTCGTGGCACCGTCGGACCATTTAATTTTAAATGAAGAGGAATTTGTATTTCAGCTGAAAACAGGCATTTCCTTTGCCGCTGAGCACAATGCGCTGTTGACCTTGGGTATTCCTCCCAACCGACCGGAAACAGGCTTTGGTTATATTCAAATTGCCAACAAAATTGAAAACGAAGAGTCGGTACACCTGTATGAAGTAAAAACGTTCACCGAGAAGCCAAATCTGGATATGGCGAAAATCTTCGTGGACAGCGGTGAGTTCTACTGGAATTCGGGCATTTTTATTTGGTCAGTCAATTCGATCAGCAAAGCTTTTGAAAAGCATTTGCCCGATATGTACGAACGTTTCTTCACAAAGGGTGAAAAGATGTACGGCACACCCGACGAAATTTACTTCATTAATAAAGCTTACTCCGAGTGTCAGAATACATCCATCGATTATGCCGTGATGGAAAATGCCGATAACGTTTTTGTGCTTTGTGCCGATTTTGGCTGGAGCGATGTTGGAACCTGGGGCGCGCTGTATGCACAGCAACCCAAAGACGAAAAAAACAATGTTATCAGTGGCGACAGTGTATTTACCTATGCCTCCGAGAACAGTATCATTCACGTTCCCGACGGCAAAATTGCAGTTTTGCAAGGTCTCGATGGTTACATTGTAGTTGAATCAGACGACATTCTGCTTGTCTGTAAAAAAGATGACGAACAGCAAATTCGCCTAATTGTAAACGACATTCGCCTGGAAAAAGGCAATAAGTTTGTGTAA
- a CDS encoding MlaE family ABC transporter permease, which produces MKFFYHAGRYFSLLAKVFSKPERHRIYLKRLFTEIEALGLDSVGIVVVISVFMGGIITLQLAYNMVSPLLPTYLVGLGNRDTQILEFSSTIMALIMAGKIGSNITSEIGSMRVTEQIDSLEIMGVNPASYLILPKIIAVVFIFPFLYVLSVFFGLIGGFIVGPLVGAITAAEYLNGVQYAFVPYYVTFSIIKSLIFGFLVASVPAYFGYYVEGGAFEVGAASTRAVVSTNILILVWDLILTQLLL; this is translated from the coding sequence ATGAAGTTCTTTTATCACGCCGGAAGATACTTTTCACTGCTTGCGAAGGTTTTTTCGAAGCCCGAAAGACATCGCATCTATCTGAAGCGCTTGTTTACAGAAATTGAAGCGTTAGGCCTCGACTCTGTCGGCATTGTTGTGGTTATCTCCGTTTTCATGGGGGGGATCATTACGCTTCAGCTGGCGTACAATATGGTGAGTCCGCTTTTGCCAACCTATCTTGTTGGCCTGGGCAACCGCGATACGCAGATACTGGAGTTCTCCTCAACCATTATGGCGCTTATTATGGCCGGTAAAATCGGGTCGAATATTACTTCCGAGATCGGGAGTATGCGCGTTACCGAGCAGATTGATTCGCTGGAGATCATGGGGGTCAACCCCGCTAGCTATCTGATTTTACCGAAGATCATCGCGGTGGTTTTCATTTTCCCGTTCCTTTACGTGTTAAGCGTATTCTTTGGGCTAATCGGTGGTTTTATTGTGGGCCCGTTGGTGGGTGCGATCACTGCTGCTGAATACCTGAACGGTGTTCAATATGCGTTCGTTCCCTATTACGTCACTTTTTCGATCATCAAATCACTGATATTTGGTTTTTTGGTTGCATCGGTACCGGCCTATTTTGGCTACTATGTTGAGGGTGGCGCATTCGAAGTTGGAGCAGCCAGCACCCGTGCTGTGGTGAGTACCAATATCCTGATTTTGGTGTGGGACTTAATATTAACTCAATTGTTGTTGTAA
- the porX gene encoding T9SS response regulator signal transducer PorX, which produces MKTIRILWTDDEIDLLRPHIIFLEQKGYEVATSTNGSDAIDLVRANHFDIIFLDENMPGLTGLQTLTEIKTLEPNVPVVMITKSEEEDIMDQAIGSKIADYLIKPVNPKQILLSIKKNVDQHELVTRKTTSAYQSEFGKIGMLLNERLGHEEWKEVYRKLVFWELELSESKDSTMDEVLKMQKSEANNNFARYIKVNYLDWFRKDQEDRPLLSPDLFRKKVFPLLDKNEKVFVLVVDNLRYDQYRVLSKVVNQYFVTEEEELYYSILPTATMYARNAIFAGLMPSEIARIYPNYWEDDDNEGHKNVHEKELLQTQMSRLGRTEKLYFEKVSSLKSVKKSQETLTNILQNDLSVMVFNFVDMISHARTEMEVMKELASDEKAYRSLTLSWFNHSFLLELIKNLAENNIKVVVTTDHGTVRVNNALKVIGDRETVTNLRYKLGRNLNYNPKEVFEITQPEKAFLPGRNVSSRFIFACNDDFLAYPNNFNYYVQYYRDTFQHGGVSMEEMIVPIITLSPKG; this is translated from the coding sequence ATGAAGACAATCCGGATTTTATGGACCGACGACGAAATCGATTTACTACGTCCACACATCATATTTCTCGAACAAAAAGGGTACGAGGTAGCCACATCTACAAACGGATCTGACGCCATTGACCTGGTTCGCGCCAACCACTTCGACATTATTTTTCTGGATGAAAATATGCCGGGATTAACCGGTCTGCAAACACTGACGGAAATTAAAACGCTGGAGCCAAATGTGCCGGTTGTTATGATTACGAAAAGTGAAGAAGAAGACATCATGGATCAGGCTATCGGGTCGAAGATTGCTGACTACCTTATCAAGCCTGTCAACCCGAAACAGATCTTGCTGTCGATTAAAAAGAATGTGGACCAGCACGAACTGGTTACCCGCAAAACCACCTCGGCTTACCAAAGCGAATTTGGCAAAATCGGGATGCTTCTAAATGAGCGGCTCGGCCACGAAGAATGGAAAGAAGTTTACCGGAAACTGGTTTTCTGGGAGCTGGAACTGAGCGAATCGAAGGATTCGACCATGGACGAAGTGCTGAAAATGCAAAAATCGGAAGCCAACAACAACTTCGCCAGGTACATCAAAGTCAACTACCTCGACTGGTTTCGCAAGGATCAGGAAGACAGGCCGCTTTTGTCGCCCGACCTTTTCCGTAAAAAAGTCTTCCCGTTGCTCGACAAGAACGAAAAGGTATTTGTACTGGTTGTCGACAACCTTCGCTACGACCAGTATCGCGTATTAAGCAAAGTGGTTAACCAATATTTTGTTACTGAAGAAGAAGAGCTTTACTACAGCATTTTGCCAACGGCAACCATGTACGCCCGCAACGCAATTTTTGCCGGCCTTATGCCTTCCGAAATTGCACGAATCTACCCCAATTATTGGGAAGACGATGATAACGAGGGGCACAAGAACGTCCATGAAAAAGAGCTGTTGCAAACCCAAATGAGCCGTTTGGGACGCACAGAAAAATTGTACTTTGAGAAAGTGAGCAGCCTGAAATCGGTGAAAAAATCGCAGGAAACGCTGACAAATATTTTGCAGAACGATCTCTCGGTCATGGTTTTCAATTTTGTTGATATGATTTCGCATGCCCGTACCGAAATGGAAGTAATGAAAGAACTTGCCAGCGACGAAAAAGCATACCGCTCGCTAACGCTCAGCTGGTTCAACCATTCCTTCCTGCTTGAACTCATCAAAAACCTGGCAGAAAATAACATCAAAGTAGTGGTGACAACCGACCATGGCACTGTTCGGGTAAACAATGCCTTGAAGGTAATTGGCGACCGGGAAACAGTGACCAACCTGCGCTACAAACTGGGCCGAAACCTCAACTACAATCCGAAAGAAGTATTTGAAATTACACAACCGGAAAAGGCTTTTCTGCCGGGACGAAATGTAAGCTCACGTTTCATTTTCGCCTGTAACGACGACTTCCTGGCATACCCGAATAACTTCAATTATTACGTGCAGTATTACCGCGACACTTTCCAGCATGGCGGTGTTTCGATGGAAGAAATGATCGTTCCGATTATTACGCTTTCGCCGAAGGGTTAA
- a CDS encoding ABC transporter ATP-binding protein, with protein MIRVDSIYKSFEGKSVLRNISTEFLKGQTNLIIGRSGSGKTVLLKSIVGLHEIDKGNIFYDDRNFTRMKHKERKKLRQEMGMVFQGGALFDSLTVEENVRFPLDMFTTQSFAEKNKRVAYCLERVNIKPEAFRLSPAEISGGMQKRVAIARAISLNPKYLFCDEPNSGLDPETSIVIDSLIHDITTDLNITTIINTHDMNSVMEIGDKILFISEGETCWEGNKTEILHAENQKLQEFVFANRQYREIRDARIGNGA; from the coding sequence ATGATCCGTGTTGACAGTATCTATAAATCATTTGAAGGGAAGTCAGTTCTGCGAAATATTTCCACTGAATTTTTGAAAGGACAAACCAACCTGATTATCGGTCGAAGCGGGTCGGGAAAGACGGTTTTGCTGAAATCGATCGTTGGCTTGCACGAAATTGATAAAGGAAATATTTTCTACGATGATCGGAACTTTACGCGCATGAAGCACAAAGAGCGTAAAAAACTTCGCCAGGAAATGGGGATGGTTTTCCAGGGGGGAGCGCTTTTCGATTCATTGACGGTGGAAGAAAATGTTCGTTTCCCGCTCGACATGTTTACCACTCAGAGTTTCGCTGAAAAGAACAAGCGGGTCGCTTATTGCCTGGAGCGGGTAAACATTAAACCCGAGGCATTTCGTTTGTCGCCGGCCGAAATTTCCGGTGGGATGCAGAAGCGGGTTGCCATTGCCCGGGCGATTTCGCTCAACCCCAAATACCTGTTTTGCGACGAACCGAACTCGGGTCTGGACCCCGAAACTTCGATTGTGATTGACAGCCTGATTCACGATATCACTACTGATTTGAATATCACCACCATCATCAACACGCACGATATGAACTCGGTGATGGAGATCGGTGATAAAATTCTTTTCATCAGCGAGGGCGAAACCTGCTGGGAAGGAAACAAGACCGAGATTCTGCATGCCGAAAATCAAAAACTGCAGGAGTTTGTTTTTGCCAATCGCCAGTACCGCGAAATTCGTGATGCACGAATCGGAAACGGTGCTTAA